One window of the bacterium genome contains the following:
- a CDS encoding shikimate kinase: MGSGKSSVGACLSKILNMQYISTDDMIEEREKMKIKKIFKEKGEKYFREKEKEVISEVSNFDRCVIATGGGIVLNWDNVENLRKNGTIFFLKTKEDVIYERIKGDKQRPLLSVDDPISAIRRILRARLALYKEAADYVIDTSALSIPEVADRVIKKIKGGKK; this comes from the coding sequence ATGGGTTCTGGAAAAAGCTCTGTGGGAGCTTGTCTTTCTAAAATTTTAAATATGCAATACATAAGCACAGATGATATGATAGAGGAAAGAGAAAAAATGAAAATAAAAAAAATTTTTAAAGAAAAGGGAGAGAAATACTTTAGAGAAAAGGAAAAGGAGGTGATATCTGAGGTATCAAATTTTGACCGATGCGTGATTGCAACGGGTGGAGGGATTGTCCTTAATTGGGACAATGTAGAGAATTTAAGGAAGAATGGAACAATATTTTTCCTTAAAACGAAGGAAGATGTGATATACGAAAGGATTAAAGGCGATAAACAAAGGCCTCTCCTTTCGGTAGATGACCCTATATCTGCCATAAGAAGGATATTGAGAGCAAGGCTTGCTTTGTATAAAGAGGCAGCTGATTATGTAATTGACACATCAGCCCTTTCAATACCAGAGGTTGCAGATAGGGTAATAAAAAAAATAAAAGGAGGAAAGAAATGA